A portion of the Pagrus major chromosome 8, Pma_NU_1.0 genome contains these proteins:
- the rassf9 gene encoding ras association domain-containing protein 9 — MAPFGKNFLKARLKNRTKDAEPVVGKEIQVTVCNEEKVVCGVTKHTTCVDLIQALLDDHKSIPESKRLLHGEPKDFCLVERWKGFERALPPLTRILRLWYAWGDQRPFIQFILVKTSDFVPQPSKKGGKSKGAKPKRWEHSRAQHTQALPVERQKRMVKKAFRKLEKLHKESKSSPGADEVDRMVQLILNQDHTIREQIQHMRELDLEIDRFDLQEQKEAGCEGPLAQACAQSLEVLNDRQLDEYLYTSDGVEQLELQVQRHQELILQLSRDIDAELRRANVPLSQYEDSEQEGAAAASWIPSETDESFYTAELERLQDELKHSLFTGVSIYNQAAEIDKQLKYYDATLVSRDQECWQLAAHLSSLQIGDGGEEEQSSPVPLKSETQCSVSQTVKLKHSLSPVDVTDTDSDTGISSTHSQDSLSPCLDFPPPLDTDV; from the coding sequence AACAAAAGATGCCGAGCCTGTGGTTGGAAAAGAGATTCAGGTTACTGTCTGCAACGAGGAGAAAGTTGTCTGCGGAGTAACAAAGCATACGACATGTGTCGATTTGATTCAGGCATTACTGGATGATCACAAGTCAATCCCAGAGAGCAAGCGGCTCCTGCACGGCGAACCCAAAGACTTCTGTCTGGTTGAGCGGTGGAAGGGTTTTGAGAGAGCCTTGCCTCCTCTCACCAGAATCCTGAGACTCTGGTATGCTTGGGGTGACCAGAGACCCTTCATCCAGTTTATTCTGGTCAAAACCAGCGACTTTGTGCCTCAGCCCTCCAAGAAGGGCGGAAAGTCCAAGGGGGCCAAGCCGAAGCGATGGGAGCACAGCCGCGCTCAGCACACCCAGGCTCTGCCGGTGGAGAGGCAGAAGCGCATGGTGAAGAAAGCTTTTAGAAAGCTGGAAAAGCTTCACAAGGAGAGCAAGAGCTCTCCAGGTGCCGACGAGGTCGACCGGATGGTGCAGCTTATTCTAAACCAGGACCACACCATCCGAGAGCAGATCCAACACATGAGGGAGCTGGATTTGGAGATTGATCGGTTTGATCTGCAAGAGCAGAAGGAAGCTGGGTGTGAAGGTCCACTGGCTCAGGCCTGTGCTCAGAGTTTGGAGGTGCTCAACGACAGGCAGCTGGATGAGTACTTGTACACTAGCGATGGAGTGGAACAGCTTGAGCTGCAGGTTCAGAGGCACCAGGAGCTCATCCTGCAGCTGTCCCGGGATATAGACGCTGAGCTGAGGAGGGCCAATGTCCCTCTGAGCCAATATGAGGACAGTGAACAGGAAGGAGCCGCTGCTGCTTCCTGGATCCCCTCGGAGACAGACGAATCATTCTACACCGCTGAACTGGAGAGGCTGCAGGATGAACTGAAGCACAGCCTCTTCACAGGTGTGTCCATTTACAACCAAGCTGCAGAAATAGACAAGCAGCTGAAATACTATGACGCTACACTGGTCTCCAGGGATCAGGAGTGCTGGCAGCTGGCTGCCCACCTGAGCTCACTGCAAATCGGTgacggaggagaggaggagcagtcCAGTCCTGTCCCTTTAAAAAGTGAGACTCAGTGCAGCGTCTCACAGACAGTGAAACTCAAACACAGCCTGTCCCCTGTAGACGTTACAGACACAGACTCAGACACTGGGATTAGTTCCACACACAGTCAGGACTCGCTGTCACCATGTCTGGACTTCCCTCCCCCACTGGACACAGATGTTTGA